From Nicotiana tabacum cultivar K326 chromosome 22, ASM71507v2, whole genome shotgun sequence, one genomic window encodes:
- the LOC142175945 gene encoding uncharacterized protein LOC142175945 → MGDSVVVDWVDRSCVVTLCGYETRADLLLLDMIDFEVILGIDRLSLYYAILDCHAKTVSLVMPRLEWRGSSSSTSCQVISFLNARYMVEKGCLAYLDFVQDTVLETPTINSVTVVREFFDVFPAELPGMLLNHGVDFDIDLAPDAQYISILPYRMAPAELRELKEKLQELLEKEFIRPSVSP, encoded by the coding sequence atgggtgattctgttgttgtggattggGTGGACCGGTCCTGTGTAGTGACTTTGTGTGGGTACGAGACCAGAGCGGATCTTTTATTGCTCGATATGATTGACTTCGAGGTTATCCTAGGCATAGATAGATTGTCTCTGTATTATGCCattcttgattgccatgccaagactgtttccTTGGTGATGCCAAGGCTGGAGTGGAGAGGTTCATCTAGTAGTACATCCTGTCAGGTTATTTCTTTCTTGAATGCTCGatatatggttgagaagggttgtttggcctatCTAGACTTTGTTCAAGATACTGTTTTGGAGACTCCCACAATAAATTCAGTAACTGTGGTGCGAGAGTTTTTCGATGTATTTCCTGCTGAGTTACCAGGCATGCTACTGAATCATGGTGTCGATTTTGACATTGATTTAGCACCAGACGCCCAGTATATCTCTATTCTGCCTTATCGTATGGCTCCAGCGGAGTTGAGAGAGCTAAAGGAGAAACTTCAGGAGTTGCTCGAGAAGGAATTTAtcaggccgagtgtgtcgccttaa